One region of Daphnia pulicaria isolate SC F1-1A chromosome 7, SC_F0-13Bv2, whole genome shotgun sequence genomic DNA includes:
- the LOC124349376 gene encoding leucine-rich repeat-containing G-protein coupled receptor 5-like isoform X1, producing the protein MTNYVSLSHSKMTKARTMAKSCLLVGLLMLVLVPQTTTSPAAQQLPDWTPSSAEIQSETTTTINDAKNVTDYQPPPPHARPIVIPCPVDCVCKNSETVDCRGAGIRNISAISFLSNQRVTKLDLSHTDVTKIGPMAFQHMTFLEDLNLAGNSLNDIDIDAFHHPRLKSLSLQKTNIKSVPTSLFSHLPSLQSIRLDSNDLSQLDPLLFTGLPSLRQLRLDVNRLSAVPQEALSRVTTLEVLNLSYNRIKAITAGAFRNLTFLNVLVLDHNEIDYIDDDAFIGLFSLKVLELRHNAINRIEPPYFRQVPLLAELYMNNNNVTLVKAGLFQQVSRVVVLELRGNPLVNVQLEAFAFLPRLKKLILSEVKELRHFPLLNGTGALELIRIDRAKIKQIPSYTCQHSPHLRSLDLKSNLIEALPDFSHCRSLRLVDLSHNRITNLPNHAFQHQIHLHDLLLSNNRIQTVPEHAFDGLRKLKTLDMSENAIESIHPDTFLPLSEIQDVNLGHNGFPVFPSVGLENALHIKVHNNPNLREFPLPASFPRVKTLALSYAYHCCPFQQSSSYSIINGVGGEDSSLRDSIIFPSSEHGIDLTAWARGEAVWTDSNPMWANMSQQFGSPANHLNLSEADIEKLLSSVSNVKSGLLFMTAKKNYDKKNPAVTCIPEPSPFMPCQDLFDWWSLRCGVWIVFLMALLGNGAVVFVLIFARSKIDVPRFLVCNLGMADFFMGIYLGFLAVVDASTLGEFRMYAIPWQLSAGCQVAGFFGVLSSELSVFTLAVITMERNYAITHAMHLNKRLSLRHASYIMAAGWLFALIMAFLPLVGVSDYRKFAVCLPFEVGNSVSKGYVVFLMVINGVAFLILMGCYLKMYCAIRGSQAWNSNDSRIAKRMALLVFTDFLCWAPIAFFSLTAASGLQFVSLEEAKIFTVFILPLNSCCNPFLYAILTKQFKKDCVLICKAIEESRVTRGIGRCRHSSNFSNRQTPGNTNSLGDRNSGSKDGSSCQCQGRGLLKEDKLSGSSQPHRHQHAQHRHNRTSRLGWFRSPLRAFLRRIRAAEREMGESSSSANEYAYQIAEIQQKQLNRNKHHRRAESVSSDTYSTSRSDSVKAVGCGLPLRMVGRRRNSWTVTRKPSSDSNLSSSRNDSSTSAMTASTSAGTTTWRNSRSSVSSDGGSSNKGSLRDREKLASGVAKSGAKAMPPMIYVPPIDGQRRSSSMREKAGRNLPTSPLAAGILRQQSVATPTGNFVHRTVIPHVTSSVAGACLMDPSADGMACESFEAAGIRHVGAKCKPRLTRQIAVQDDLAGNNLQCPPSSGYNKCVSFNTANIMVLPSSKEDHLQRQQHYCPLHSPRSLQGVWESSIEEDYEDVAEEPKRNRSAIDKDKIFSAVASIYTNRDKNRLGLSGFIPRKLSTISSRSCSINPDNEAGTDETFEIIDESQPSSGQAAAATALLTPAVKSSQVDPAASRAFKSSNELLNVYATKRHKSNKEAELSKSDHDLYQPKMSHPPSKSSQRKSIGSSSIVRLIVTPENSSSSASSSSARVVEETRFGADDMVLVHPRPDAVQSPDSGSVLNQKELDDDDDSSQHQQEMDPLMQ; encoded by the exons ggACCTCAGTCACACCGACGTAACCAAAATAGGACCCATGGCTTTCCAACACATGacctttctggaagattt GAATTTAGCGGGAAATAGTTTGAACGACATAGACATCGACGCCTTTCACCATCCTCGGCTCAAATCCTT GTCACTACAGAAAACTAACATCAAATCCGTTCCTACGAGCTTGTTTTCACATCTTCCTAGTCTCCAGTCCAT ACGTTTGGACAGCAACGACTTAAGCCAACTGGATCCTCTCCTCTTTACGGGCTTGCCGTCGCTTCGACAATTGCGTCTTGATGTCAATCGACTGAGCGCCGTCCCCCAAGAGGCCCTATCTCGTGTTACTACCCTTGAAGTTTT AAATTTGAGCTACAACCGAATCAAGGCTATTACAGCGGGAGCTTTTCGAAACCTCACCTTCCTAAACGTTTT AGTCCTTGATCACAATGAAATAGACTACATCGACGATGACGCATTCATCGGACTCTTCTCCTTGAAAGTCct TGAGCTGAGGCACAACGCCATCAACCGAATTGAGCCGCCCTATTTCAGACAAGTCCCGCTGCTGGCCGAACT ATacatgaacaacaacaacgtcacTCTCGTCAAGGCCGGCCTATTCCAGCAGGTATCACGTGTGGTGGTACTAGAACTGCGCGGCAACCCACTCGTCAACGTCCAACTGGAAGCCTTCGCTTTCCTTCCGCGGTTGAAAAAATT AATTCTATCTGAAGTCAAAGAGCTCCGCCATTTCCCGCTGCTGAACGGGACCGGTGCGCTGGAACTGATCCGGATCGACCGGGcgaaaataaaacagattCCCTCGTACACTTGCCAACATTCTCCACATTTGCGCAGTCT ggatCTCAAATCCAACTTGATCGAAGCCCTACCCGATTTCTCCCACTGCCGGAGCCTCCGCCTCGT AGATCTCAGCCACAACCGAATCACGAATCTGCCCAACCACGCTTTCCAGCATCAAATTCATCTGCACGACCTGCTCCTGTCCAACAACCGCATTCAAACCGTACCCGAACACGCCTTCGACGGACTGCGCAAACTGAAAACCCT GGATATGTCGGAAAACGCCATTGAATCGATTCATCCCGACACTTTTCTGCCGCTGAGCGAAATTCAGGACGT CAATCTTGGGCACAATGGGTTCCCGGTTTTCCCGTCGGTCGGCCTGGAAAACGCCCTGCACATCAAAGTGCACAACAATCCCAACCTGCGCGAATTCCCGTTGCCGGCCTCGTTTCCCCGCGTCAAGACGCTGGCCCTCTCCTACGCCTACCATTGCTGCCCGTTCCAGCAGAGCTCGTCGTATTCAATCATCAACGGCGTCGGCGGGGAAGACAGCTCGCTGAGAGACTCAATTATCTTTCCATCCAGCGAGCACGGCATCGACCTGACGGCCTGGGCCAGAGGCGAAGCCGTCTGGACCGATTcta ATCCAATGTGGGCAAACATGAGCCAGCAATTTGGTTCGCCGGCTAATCACCTCAACCTCAGCGAAGCGGACATTGAGAAACTGTTGAGCTCGGTTAGCAACGTCAAATCGGGTCTCCTATTTATGACGGCCAAGAAAAACTACGACAAAAAGAATCCAGCAGTCACTTGCATCCCGGAGCCCA GTCCGTTTATGCCCTGTCAAGATTTGTTTGATTGGTGGTCGCTCCGCTGCGGAGTCTGGATCGTCTTTCTGATGGCCCTGCTCGGCAACGGCGCCGTTGTCTTCGTCCTAATCTTTGCTCGATCAAAGATTGACGTCCCCAGATTCCTGGTCTGCAATCTCGGAATGGCCGATTTCTTCATGGGAATCTATCTGGGATTCCTGGCCGTCGTTGACGCATCGACGCTGGGCGAGTTCCGCATGTACGCCATTCCTTGGCAACTGTCGGCCGGCTGCCAG GTGGCCGGTTTCTTTGGTGTGCTGAGCTCCGAGCTGTCCGTTTTCACGTTGGCCGTCATCACGATGGAGCGCAACTACGCCATCACGCACGCCATGCATCTCAACAAGCGATTATCGCTGCGCCATGCCAGTTACATCATGGCCGCCGGATGGCTGTTCGCCCTCATCATGGCCTTCCTGCCGCTGGTGGGCGTTTCCGACTATCGCAAATTCGCCGTCTGCCTCCCCTTCGAAGTTGGCAATTCCGTCAGCAAGGGCTACGTCGTCTTCCTAATGGTCATCAACGGCGTCGCCTTTCTCATCCTCATGGGCTGCTATTTAAAG ATGTACTGCGCTATTCGAGGCTCGCAGGCGTGGAATTCTAACGACTCGAGGATTGCCAAAAGGATGGCCCTGCTGGTCTTCACCGATTTCCTGTGCTGGGCGCCCATCGCTTTTTTCTCGCTGACGGCCGCCTCCGGCCTCCAATTCGTTTCGCTCGAGGAAGCCAAAATCTTCACCGTCTTCATCCTGCCGCTCAATTCCTGCTGCAATCCTTTCCTCTACGCCATCCTGACCAAGCAGTTCAAAAAGGATTGCGTCCTCATCTGCAAGGCCATCGAGGAGTCGCGCGTGACCCGCGGGATCGGCCGATGCCGTCACAGCTCCAATTTCAGCAACCGCCAGACACCGGGCAACACCAACAGCCTGGGCGATCGCAATTCAGGATCAAAGGACGGCAGCTCGTGCCAATGTCAGGGCAGAGGACTCTTGAAGGAGGACAAGCTGTCCGGCTCGTCCCAGCCACACCGGCATCAGCACGCCCAGCACCGGCACAATCGGACCAGCCGGCTGGGATGGTTCCGCTCGCCGCTCCGCGCTTTCCTGCGCAGGATCCGGGCGGCCGAGCGCGAAATGGGCGAGTCCTCGTCGTCGGCCAACGAGTACGCCTACCAGATCGCCGAGATCCAGCAGAAGCAGCTGAACAGGAACAAGCATCACCGACGGGCCGAATCGGTGTCCAGCGACACTTACAGCACTTCGCGCTCCGATTCCGTCAAGGCCGTCGGATGCGGATTGCCGTTGCGCATGGTCGGAAGGAGGAGGAACTCGTGGACCGTCACCCGAAAGCCTTCGTCCGATTCCAATCTGTCGTCGTCCAGGAATGATTCGTCCACTTCGGCCATGACCGCTTCCACCAGCGCTGGAACGACCACCTGGAGGAATTCCAGATCTTCCGTCTCCAGCGACGGAGGATCTTCTAATAAAG GAAGTTTGCGGGATCGTGAGAAATTAGCATCGGGAGTGGCCAAGAGCGGAGCCAAGGCGATGCCGCCGATGATTTACGTGCCGCCGATCGACGGCCAGCGTAGGTCGTCCAGCATGCGAGAGAAGGCCGGCCGCAATTTGCCTACGTCTCCACTAGCCGCCGGCATACTGCGCCAGCAATCGGTGGCCACGCCCACCGGCAACTTTGTCCACCGCACCGTCATCCCGCACGTGACGTCTTCGGTGGCCGGCGCCTGTCTGATGGATCCGTCGGCGGACGGGATGGCCTGCGAGTCCTTCGAGGCGGCCGGCATCCGACACGTTGGCGCCAAATGCAAACCGCGTCTGACCCGTCAGATCGCCGTCCAGGACGACTTGGCCGGCAACAACCTGCAATGTCCGCCATCGTCGGGCTACAACAAATGCGTCTCGTTCAACACGGCCAACATCATGGTGTTGCCCAGCAGCAAGGAGGACCATCTGCAGCGCCAGCAGCACTACTGCCCGCTGCACTCGCCGCGATCCTTGCAGGGCGTGTGGGAGAGTTCCATCGAGGAGGACTACGAGGACGTTGCGGAAGAGCCGAAAAGGAACCGATCGGCCATCGACAAGGACAAAATCTTCTCGGCCGTGGCTTCCATCTACACGAATCGCGACAAAAATCGACTGGGACTCTCGGGATTCATTCCCAGGAAGCTCAGCACCATTTCGTCGCGCAGCTGCAGCATCAATCCCGACAACGAAGCCGGAACGGACGAAACATTCGAAATCATCGACGAATCGCAGCCCAGCAGCGGACAGGCGGCCGCCGCCACGGCGCTCCTGACTCCTGCAGTCAAATCCAGTCAAGTCGATCCTGCAGCGTCCAGGGCGTTCAAGTCGAGCAACGAATTGCTCAACGTCTACGCCACCAAGAGACACAAGAGCAATAAGGAAGCTGAGCTGTCCAAAAGTGATCACGATTTGTACCAGCCCAAGATGAGCCATCCGCCATCGAAATCGTCGCAGCGCAAATCCATCGGCTCCTCATCCATCGTCCGGTTGATCGTGACGCCCGAAAACAGTTCGTCGTCTGCTTCTTCATCCAGCGCTCGAGTGGTGGAAGAAACGCGTTTCGGAGCCGACGACATGGTCCTGGTCCATCCCAGGCCGGACGCCGTTCAGTCACCTGATTCAGGATCGGTTCTCAATCAAAAGGagttggacgacgacgacgactcgtCCCAGcaccaacaagaaatggatcctttaatgcaataa
- the LOC124349376 gene encoding uncharacterized protein LOC124349376 isoform X2, translating into MTNYVSLSHSKMTKARTMAKSCLLVGLLMLVLVPQTTTSPAAQQLPDWTPSSAEIQSETTTTINDAKNVTDYQPPPPHARPIVIPCPVDCVCKNSETVDCRGAGIRNISAISFLSNQRVTKLDLSHTDVTKIGPMAFQHMTFLEDLNLAGNSLNDIDIDAFHHPRLKSLRLDSNDLSQLDPLLFTGLPSLRQLRLDVNRLSAVPQEALSRVTTLEVLNLSYNRIKAITAGAFRNLTFLNVLVLDHNEIDYIDDDAFIGLFSLKVLELRHNAINRIEPPYFRQVPLLAELYMNNNNVTLVKAGLFQQVSRVVVLELRGNPLVNVQLEAFAFLPRLKKLILSEVKELRHFPLLNGTGALELIRIDRAKIKQIPSYTCQHSPHLRSLDLKSNLIEALPDFSHCRSLRLVDLSHNRITNLPNHAFQHQIHLHDLLLSNNRIQTVPEHAFDGLRKLKTLDMSENAIESIHPDTFLPLSEIQDVNLGHNGFPVFPSVGLENALHIKVHNNPNLREFPLPASFPRVKTLALSYAYHCCPFQQSSSYSIINGVGGEDSSLRDSIIFPSSEHGIDLTAWARGEAVWTDSNPMWANMSQQFGSPANHLNLSEADIEKLLSSVSNVKSGLLFMTAKKNYDKKNPAVTCIPEPSPFMPCQDLFDWWSLRCGVWIVFLMALLGNGAVVFVLIFARSKIDVPRFLVCNLGMADFFMGIYLGFLAVVDASTLGEFRMYAIPWQLSAGCQVAGFFGVLSSELSVFTLAVITMERNYAITHAMHLNKRLSLRHASYIMAAGWLFALIMAFLPLVGVSDYRKFAVCLPFEVGNSVSKGYVVFLMVINGVAFLILMGCYLKMYCAIRGSQAWNSNDSRIAKRMALLVFTDFLCWAPIAFFSLTAASGLQFVSLEEAKIFTVFILPLNSCCNPFLYAILTKQFKKDCVLICKAIEESRVTRGIGRCRHSSNFSNRQTPGNTNSLGDRNSGSKDGSSCQCQGRGLLKEDKLSGSSQPHRHQHAQHRHNRTSRLGWFRSPLRAFLRRIRAAEREMGESSSSANEYAYQIAEIQQKQLNRNKHHRRAESVSSDTYSTSRSDSVKAVGCGLPLRMVGRRRNSWTVTRKPSSDSNLSSSRNDSSTSAMTASTSAGTTTWRNSRSSVSSDGGSSNKGSLRDREKLASGVAKSGAKAMPPMIYVPPIDGQRRSSSMREKAGRNLPTSPLAAGILRQQSVATPTGNFVHRTVIPHVTSSVAGACLMDPSADGMACESFEAAGIRHVGAKCKPRLTRQIAVQDDLAGNNLQCPPSSGYNKCVSFNTANIMVLPSSKEDHLQRQQHYCPLHSPRSLQGVWESSIEEDYEDVAEEPKRNRSAIDKDKIFSAVASIYTNRDKNRLGLSGFIPRKLSTISSRSCSINPDNEAGTDETFEIIDESQPSSGQAAAATALLTPAVKSSQVDPAASRAFKSSNELLNVYATKRHKSNKEAELSKSDHDLYQPKMSHPPSKSSQRKSIGSSSIVRLIVTPENSSSSASSSSARVVEETRFGADDMVLVHPRPDAVQSPDSGSVLNQKELDDDDDSSQHQQEMDPLMQ; encoded by the exons ggACCTCAGTCACACCGACGTAACCAAAATAGGACCCATGGCTTTCCAACACATGacctttctggaagattt GAATTTAGCGGGAAATAGTTTGAACGACATAGACATCGACGCCTTTCACCATCCTCGGCTCAAATCCTT ACGTTTGGACAGCAACGACTTAAGCCAACTGGATCCTCTCCTCTTTACGGGCTTGCCGTCGCTTCGACAATTGCGTCTTGATGTCAATCGACTGAGCGCCGTCCCCCAAGAGGCCCTATCTCGTGTTACTACCCTTGAAGTTTT AAATTTGAGCTACAACCGAATCAAGGCTATTACAGCGGGAGCTTTTCGAAACCTCACCTTCCTAAACGTTTT AGTCCTTGATCACAATGAAATAGACTACATCGACGATGACGCATTCATCGGACTCTTCTCCTTGAAAGTCct TGAGCTGAGGCACAACGCCATCAACCGAATTGAGCCGCCCTATTTCAGACAAGTCCCGCTGCTGGCCGAACT ATacatgaacaacaacaacgtcacTCTCGTCAAGGCCGGCCTATTCCAGCAGGTATCACGTGTGGTGGTACTAGAACTGCGCGGCAACCCACTCGTCAACGTCCAACTGGAAGCCTTCGCTTTCCTTCCGCGGTTGAAAAAATT AATTCTATCTGAAGTCAAAGAGCTCCGCCATTTCCCGCTGCTGAACGGGACCGGTGCGCTGGAACTGATCCGGATCGACCGGGcgaaaataaaacagattCCCTCGTACACTTGCCAACATTCTCCACATTTGCGCAGTCT ggatCTCAAATCCAACTTGATCGAAGCCCTACCCGATTTCTCCCACTGCCGGAGCCTCCGCCTCGT AGATCTCAGCCACAACCGAATCACGAATCTGCCCAACCACGCTTTCCAGCATCAAATTCATCTGCACGACCTGCTCCTGTCCAACAACCGCATTCAAACCGTACCCGAACACGCCTTCGACGGACTGCGCAAACTGAAAACCCT GGATATGTCGGAAAACGCCATTGAATCGATTCATCCCGACACTTTTCTGCCGCTGAGCGAAATTCAGGACGT CAATCTTGGGCACAATGGGTTCCCGGTTTTCCCGTCGGTCGGCCTGGAAAACGCCCTGCACATCAAAGTGCACAACAATCCCAACCTGCGCGAATTCCCGTTGCCGGCCTCGTTTCCCCGCGTCAAGACGCTGGCCCTCTCCTACGCCTACCATTGCTGCCCGTTCCAGCAGAGCTCGTCGTATTCAATCATCAACGGCGTCGGCGGGGAAGACAGCTCGCTGAGAGACTCAATTATCTTTCCATCCAGCGAGCACGGCATCGACCTGACGGCCTGGGCCAGAGGCGAAGCCGTCTGGACCGATTcta ATCCAATGTGGGCAAACATGAGCCAGCAATTTGGTTCGCCGGCTAATCACCTCAACCTCAGCGAAGCGGACATTGAGAAACTGTTGAGCTCGGTTAGCAACGTCAAATCGGGTCTCCTATTTATGACGGCCAAGAAAAACTACGACAAAAAGAATCCAGCAGTCACTTGCATCCCGGAGCCCA GTCCGTTTATGCCCTGTCAAGATTTGTTTGATTGGTGGTCGCTCCGCTGCGGAGTCTGGATCGTCTTTCTGATGGCCCTGCTCGGCAACGGCGCCGTTGTCTTCGTCCTAATCTTTGCTCGATCAAAGATTGACGTCCCCAGATTCCTGGTCTGCAATCTCGGAATGGCCGATTTCTTCATGGGAATCTATCTGGGATTCCTGGCCGTCGTTGACGCATCGACGCTGGGCGAGTTCCGCATGTACGCCATTCCTTGGCAACTGTCGGCCGGCTGCCAG GTGGCCGGTTTCTTTGGTGTGCTGAGCTCCGAGCTGTCCGTTTTCACGTTGGCCGTCATCACGATGGAGCGCAACTACGCCATCACGCACGCCATGCATCTCAACAAGCGATTATCGCTGCGCCATGCCAGTTACATCATGGCCGCCGGATGGCTGTTCGCCCTCATCATGGCCTTCCTGCCGCTGGTGGGCGTTTCCGACTATCGCAAATTCGCCGTCTGCCTCCCCTTCGAAGTTGGCAATTCCGTCAGCAAGGGCTACGTCGTCTTCCTAATGGTCATCAACGGCGTCGCCTTTCTCATCCTCATGGGCTGCTATTTAAAG ATGTACTGCGCTATTCGAGGCTCGCAGGCGTGGAATTCTAACGACTCGAGGATTGCCAAAAGGATGGCCCTGCTGGTCTTCACCGATTTCCTGTGCTGGGCGCCCATCGCTTTTTTCTCGCTGACGGCCGCCTCCGGCCTCCAATTCGTTTCGCTCGAGGAAGCCAAAATCTTCACCGTCTTCATCCTGCCGCTCAATTCCTGCTGCAATCCTTTCCTCTACGCCATCCTGACCAAGCAGTTCAAAAAGGATTGCGTCCTCATCTGCAAGGCCATCGAGGAGTCGCGCGTGACCCGCGGGATCGGCCGATGCCGTCACAGCTCCAATTTCAGCAACCGCCAGACACCGGGCAACACCAACAGCCTGGGCGATCGCAATTCAGGATCAAAGGACGGCAGCTCGTGCCAATGTCAGGGCAGAGGACTCTTGAAGGAGGACAAGCTGTCCGGCTCGTCCCAGCCACACCGGCATCAGCACGCCCAGCACCGGCACAATCGGACCAGCCGGCTGGGATGGTTCCGCTCGCCGCTCCGCGCTTTCCTGCGCAGGATCCGGGCGGCCGAGCGCGAAATGGGCGAGTCCTCGTCGTCGGCCAACGAGTACGCCTACCAGATCGCCGAGATCCAGCAGAAGCAGCTGAACAGGAACAAGCATCACCGACGGGCCGAATCGGTGTCCAGCGACACTTACAGCACTTCGCGCTCCGATTCCGTCAAGGCCGTCGGATGCGGATTGCCGTTGCGCATGGTCGGAAGGAGGAGGAACTCGTGGACCGTCACCCGAAAGCCTTCGTCCGATTCCAATCTGTCGTCGTCCAGGAATGATTCGTCCACTTCGGCCATGACCGCTTCCACCAGCGCTGGAACGACCACCTGGAGGAATTCCAGATCTTCCGTCTCCAGCGACGGAGGATCTTCTAATAAAG GAAGTTTGCGGGATCGTGAGAAATTAGCATCGGGAGTGGCCAAGAGCGGAGCCAAGGCGATGCCGCCGATGATTTACGTGCCGCCGATCGACGGCCAGCGTAGGTCGTCCAGCATGCGAGAGAAGGCCGGCCGCAATTTGCCTACGTCTCCACTAGCCGCCGGCATACTGCGCCAGCAATCGGTGGCCACGCCCACCGGCAACTTTGTCCACCGCACCGTCATCCCGCACGTGACGTCTTCGGTGGCCGGCGCCTGTCTGATGGATCCGTCGGCGGACGGGATGGCCTGCGAGTCCTTCGAGGCGGCCGGCATCCGACACGTTGGCGCCAAATGCAAACCGCGTCTGACCCGTCAGATCGCCGTCCAGGACGACTTGGCCGGCAACAACCTGCAATGTCCGCCATCGTCGGGCTACAACAAATGCGTCTCGTTCAACACGGCCAACATCATGGTGTTGCCCAGCAGCAAGGAGGACCATCTGCAGCGCCAGCAGCACTACTGCCCGCTGCACTCGCCGCGATCCTTGCAGGGCGTGTGGGAGAGTTCCATCGAGGAGGACTACGAGGACGTTGCGGAAGAGCCGAAAAGGAACCGATCGGCCATCGACAAGGACAAAATCTTCTCGGCCGTGGCTTCCATCTACACGAATCGCGACAAAAATCGACTGGGACTCTCGGGATTCATTCCCAGGAAGCTCAGCACCATTTCGTCGCGCAGCTGCAGCATCAATCCCGACAACGAAGCCGGAACGGACGAAACATTCGAAATCATCGACGAATCGCAGCCCAGCAGCGGACAGGCGGCCGCCGCCACGGCGCTCCTGACTCCTGCAGTCAAATCCAGTCAAGTCGATCCTGCAGCGTCCAGGGCGTTCAAGTCGAGCAACGAATTGCTCAACGTCTACGCCACCAAGAGACACAAGAGCAATAAGGAAGCTGAGCTGTCCAAAAGTGATCACGATTTGTACCAGCCCAAGATGAGCCATCCGCCATCGAAATCGTCGCAGCGCAAATCCATCGGCTCCTCATCCATCGTCCGGTTGATCGTGACGCCCGAAAACAGTTCGTCGTCTGCTTCTTCATCCAGCGCTCGAGTGGTGGAAGAAACGCGTTTCGGAGCCGACGACATGGTCCTGGTCCATCCCAGGCCGGACGCCGTTCAGTCACCTGATTCAGGATCGGTTCTCAATCAAAAGGagttggacgacgacgacgactcgtCCCAGcaccaacaagaaatggatcctttaatgcaataa